Within Bradymonas sediminis, the genomic segment CCGGCGAGGGCGTTGATTCGGTCGGTTTAAATAAAAGCGGCGGGGCATCGCCGTCGGCCGGCTGCGCAGGGTAGCCGGCCTCGGTCACCGCGCGCGCGATATTCTCAGAGATCTCATCGGCGTTCGCTTCTTGCGCCTCCGATAGAGTCACGCGCGCCGAGTTTTCCTCGTGGCTCACCTCAATCAGGGGGAACTCGTCGAGCCCCTCAATGGCCTTGGACACGCGCCCGCTGCATTTTCCACAGGTCATTCCCTCGATATCGAAATGCAAAGTTTGTGTCATTTCAACTTACTCAACGATTATAAGAAGATTGATAAGAAGCAGTATTCGCTCGATCATTTTGGGCATAAATAAACCCCGGTCGGGCAACAAACAGGGTGCGCGATTCCTTCCGAAGGTTCACGATAGTTCGCTTGTGCGACGCGGCCAGCCCCCAGGCTGCGCCCAGGGGCTTAGGTGGTGGTTGTTTTGGGGGCTTTGCAGGAGCGTAACTGCGAGAGCCGACCACTCCGAATTGATCGATGATTGGCCCCCCAAGCGCAGCTTGGGGGGCAGGCGTGTATGCGCCGGGGGGCCGCGTCGCGAGCCGACCACTTTGCGAGAGCGAAACTGCGAGAGCCGACCACTTTGCAGATACGCGACGAGCCCCCGGCCGCTGGACGCGGCCAGCCCCCAGGCTTCGCCCAGGGGCTTAGGTGGTGGTTGTTTTGGGGGGGCTTTGCAGGAGCGAAACTGCGGGAGCCGACCACTCCGAAATGGTGGGGTAAGTGTGTGTTCTACTCAGATTTTGGCTTCTCGCCATTGGGATTGGGGTGTTCGAATTTCTCCCAGGTGACCGGTTCTTTTTTCATCGCGCGGCTCAGAATAATCACGCCCGCGGTGAAGATACCCATGGACACAAATTGCGCCGGAGTCAGGTCGAAATAGCGTTTGTCGCCGCCGTAGGTATAGACCTCGGCCTGGACCTGGAGGATGTCCAGGAAGAATTGGACGAAGCCGTTGACGTCGATGGTGCCTTCGGCCGACTGCGGCCAGACGCGCAAGAAGTCCAGGGTGAAGCGAATCGGCGCGTACATCACGAAGAGCAGGCCCAGGAAGAAGCCCTTGGGGCGCGGCTTGCGGTCCAGGATGACGAAGGTCGCGACGATGACGCCCCACCACATCATCTCGTAAAAGCCAAGGTCGTGGCGGATGGTGCCGTCGGGGAAGAGCAGCGCCAGCGGCCAGCCGTCCGGGGCCAGGCCGCCGGGGTGGTCGTGGACCGAAGCACAGCCCATGCGCCCGAAGAACCAGGCGAAGGGCAGGGCCCACGCGGCGTGGTCGGCCCATTTGAGCAGGTCCATATCGGGGTGCATCTTCTTCCAGATAAACACGGCGATGATACCGCCGAGCAGGCCGCCGTAGCTTGAGATCGACCCCCAGACCTGAAAGATAATCCACGGGTTTTCGGCGAGCTGTTCGGGCTGGTAGAAGACGACGTCGAAGACGTGGGAGAAGCACCAGCCAAAGGCGATCAGGAAGAAGCCAAAGTTCTGGAAGGATTCCCCGCTAAAACCCATCTTCTGCTCGGCGCGCCGGCTGCCCATCGTCAGCGCCAGGAGCAACCCGATGGCCACCAGCATCCCGAAGGAGTGGATCTGCAGGGGCATATTGAAGCCCGGCACATTGTCGATCAAAGTCCACGGCCCAAATTGCCAATAGGGCAGGGCGGCAAGGATGTTCATAATCAGCTCCAAACGCAAAAAACAACGAAGAGGTTAGGGGAGTTGCTAACTCGGTTATTCGCGCGCACTCGTACCGTAGTTGAGACCGTAGCTCAACAGAACACGCAAGACCGAGCGCGCGAAAGATTCGTAGGCGATGGCCGCGCACGCTAAAGTTAAGGTCCGATGGCGATCACACGACTCCAAACACGCTCGGGGGCGAATTTATTTGCGGGGAGCTGGATTTTATTTGGAACGCATGCGTTCGGCGCGCTCCATCTCGTGGGCTAAATAGTCGCCCCAGGTGCTGATACGCCGGCCGGTGAGGCGCTCAGGGGCGTCTTCGTCGGGTTGCGCGTCGGCGCTGCGCCGCGCGATCGCCAGGCCCACCCAGGCCGCGCGCTGTGCTTCCTCGGAGCTCAAGCCTTCGTCGGGCAGCGCAATCGTCGGGTCTCCAGATGCGGTTGCGATGCCGTAACCTCCGTGCCCATAGCGATGACGATGGTATCCAAATCCCCCACATCCGCTGACATGGCCCGTGCCCGAGATCCCCATTCCGCCCATCTCTAATTCGTATTTAGCCCGGAGTTCTTCATCGCTTAAGTCGAAGTCCTCGTCGATATGACCGCAGCCGGCCGAGCAGATCGAAGCGATAAGAATGCATCCAAACGCATACCAATAATTTGGCGAGTTCATTGGGTTCTCCTCCGTGAATTGTCTTAATTGTATAGACAAATGGGGAGGGTGATGGTTCCCGGCGGATGGGGAGTTTTTTGAGCGAGTTTTGCGGGGCGCTTCTGATGGGCGTCGCATCGCGAACCAAGAACGCCCCGGTAGCGCAACAGAAATCCTCCGCCCTGCAGGGGGGAGGTGCCTGCGCAGCAGGGGGAGGGGGGAGTTGCGAGTTGGCTGGGTGTTGCAGGTACGCAACGCAACGCACCGCCTCGCAGGCACGCAGCCCCCCTTCTGTCGCTTCGCGACATCTTCCCCAGAGGGGAAGATCTACAGTTGCTCCTGCGGGCGCTTGTGGTGGGCGAGTTTTGCCGGGCTTAGCTGCCTACGACCGCAGGTCACCCACCCGATCCAGCGCCGTATTCAAATAAAGATCTGCCAACACAAGCGCGACCATCGACTCGAGCACCGGGACGGCGCGCGGGACGATGCACGGGTCGTGGCGGCCGCTGGTCGCCATCGAGCCCACGGTGCTCGCCGGCTTAAAATACGCCAGCAGGCGGATGCGCTCGCCGTTGGTGATGCCGCCCTGGATGCCGTTGGCGGCCGGGCTGATGCCGGCGTCGGCGCCCGCGCCGCTGACGCCGGTGTGGAAGTCGATGCCGCGCATGGTGGCGTCGTGGGCGGCGTCGCCCAGGGTGCAGCCGACGACTGCGCCCACGCTCATGATGGCGTTGGGCAGCAGGTTTTTGGCCTTGCGAAAGACCGGCTCGCCAAGCCCCATCGGGAGGCCGTCGATCCACAATTCGATGATGCCGCCGCGTGAGTCGCCCTGTTCCTTGCAGGCGCGCAGCTCGGCCGAGATTGCGTCGGCGACGGCCGGGTCCGGGCAACGGGTTTCGTGGGCGTCGACCTTCTGGCGGGTGAGGTCGGCCGGGACGTCCTCGGCGCGCAATTGCCCGATCTGGCGGGTGAAGCCGACGATGCTCACCTCGGGCGGCAGGATCTTCTCGGCGACCACGCCGCCGATGACCCGGCAGAGGGTCTCGCGCCCCGAGGCGCGCCCGCCGCCGCGGTGGTCGCGGTGGCCGTATTTCTCCTGCCAGACGCGGTCGGCGTGGCCGGCGCGGTAATAATTCGGGTCGTAGTCGCGGCTTCGGGCGTCGCGATTATGCACTAATACGCAGATCGGGGTGCCCAGGGTCTCTCCGTCGAAGACACCGCTTAGAATCTGGGGTTCGTCGGCCTCGGCGCGCCCGGTGGTGATGCTCGATTGCCCCGGGCGGCGGCGGAAAAGCTGGGCGCTGAAGTCGTCTGCGTCCAGCGCGATGCCCGCCGGGCACCCGTCGATGACCGCGCCCATCGCGGGCCCGTGGGATTCACCGAAGGTCGTCAGGGTCAGCAGATTTCCAAAGATATTTCCGCGCATAATCATACCCGCAAAATTTAGCAAAGATGTGGTGAGCGCATGTCTTCCCAACCGGGGGGGGAGTCCACGCGGGAGCAGTACTGCCACGAATGGGCCCGATTCTCAATTCCCGCCCGGGCTTTTGTGGTCGGCGCCGGGAGGGCGTGGGGCGCGCCTTAATATATTGAAAAATTATCGAAGATTGCCCGTGAATGATTATAAAAAGGGGCGTTAACTTATGATTTCGTTGGTGTTTTTTAGGCTGCGGAATGCCCTAATATTGTGCTCTCAGCCGCCCGATGATAGGTTAAGCCCGCACTTCTTCGGTTAGGTAGCGTTATTTGTGATTTAGGATAGGGAAGTGACTTCATGCTTACAGCGATCGTTCATCTCTTGATCCTCATTATCTTCGCGAACCGCTATTTCGTCGGCTCGTTCTTGAAGGAGGTGACCGCTAAAAAGATGAATGAGCGCGTTGAGGATTGGGAGCCGCAGGTGAGTATTGTGGTGCCGATGTTCAACGAGGGCGAGCGCATCGTCGGGACCATCAATAGCCTGGCGAATCAGGATTATGCGCCCGATAAGTTGGAGATCATCGTGGTCGACGACCAGTCGACCGACGACAGCTATCGTTGGGCGACCGAGGCGGCGGCCAAACACCCGAATGTGCGCGTGATTCAGAACCCGGTCAATATGGGGAAGCGGCGCGGGATCAACCGCGCGGTGCGCCAGGCGGAGTCCGAGATCATTGTGTCGGTCGACTCCGACGTAGTGGTCGAGGATGACGCGGTGCGAAAGCTGGTCGCGTGTTTTGTCGAAGACGATATCGCGGCGGTCGGCGGGCGGGTCAATGTGCTCAATAAGAATGAGAATTGGCTCACGCGCATGCAGACCATCAAATATTATTTCGGCTACGAATACCTCAAAAATGTCGAGCGCGCCCATCGGCGCGTGATGTGTTTGTCCGGGTGCTTGACCGCCTATCGCCGCCACGTGCTCGTCGAGCTCGAGCCGGTGCTCGAGGACCGAAACGTGATGGGCATCCCCATCAAATACGGCGAAGATCGCTTTTTGACCCGCCATATTATCAAGGCCGGCTATAAGACGGTGCTCACCCTCGACGCGGTCAGCCACACCATCGCCCCGCCGACCCTCAAGGGGTATTTTAGCCAGCAGATTCGCTGGCGGCGCTCCAACCTGGTCGATTATATGGGCGGGCTGAGCCATGTGTGGAAATTGCCGCCGCTTGTATCCCTGCATTATTATTCACTTTTTGCGCTTTTGCTGGTCTATCCGGCGGTTGTGTTCGACTCCCTGGTGCGCGGATCGTTTTGGAATATGGCGATGATCCATCTGGCGATGTTGGCCGGTTTCGGGACCATGTATCATATCCAAACCCTGGCGCTGCCCAAGGAAGACAAGGTCCACCCGCTGAACTTTTTGTGGATGGGCATTGTTATGCCGGTGACCTATGTGGCGCTGACGCCGCTGGCGATCTTTACCCTGGACTCAGGCTCCTGGGAGACGCGCGGCCATAAGGCCAACCGCAATGATAAATTGCCCGATGATGTGGCGCTTGATGACTTGACGCCCGACGAATCGCTGCCCGACGAAGCTCTGCCAGGCGCCGAATTACCCTCGCCGAACCCATGATTCCCAGGCTCAACGCCCCGGAGATTCACGATGTTTAAAGTGGACCGAAGCATTATCGAATTGCTCAATAAATTCTTCACCGACGCGTATAAAATCCTCGGTTTCGTCATCCTCACGGCGATTCTGGTGGGGTTGGTGTCGTATTTTACGCTCAACCTCTTCTACCTGACCAGCACCCATTGGGTGGCGCCGGTGATCCTGTCGTCGAATCACGAGAAGGTCATTCAGCTCAACGGCGAGCTGACCGGCCACGCCCATCGCCACGACCGATTGCTGGCTGAGCGCGGCGAGATTAAGGCGCGCGCGACCTATACCGAGCACGCGCTTCGGGCGCAGGAGTCCTTCCGGATGCAGCTGCGCTCGGCGGTCAAATCCGAGCTGGAGGGGCGGCGCAGTGAGTTGGCCAAGGTGAATAACCTGATGGGTGATTTTCACAAATCCGGCAAGCTCAGCGAGGAGGCGCTCAAGAATTATAAGGACCTGAGCTACGAGCAGTTGGCCGAGGAATATAAGGCGAATCTGATCGACCGCCAGGCGTTCGTCGACGGGACCTATTCGCTCACCCAGGTCGACAACGCGCGGTTAAATCGCGAGGCGCGAAAGATCCAGGCGGCCGCCCGTCGCGAGCAGCTCACCCGCGAGGTCGCGGCGCTCGAGAGTGTTCTTGAGGAGCCCGAGCAGGGTGAATTGCCCACCGAGGTGCCCGCCGAGCCCAGCACCCCGCTGACCTTCGAGGTCCTGGCGATGCTGCGCGACTACCGCGCGTCTTCGCTGGAGGCGTCCAAATTGCGCGCCGAGCATGCCTCGGTCGATGAGCGCATCGCGATGCTCGACGCGTCGATCGCGCGCTACGAGAAGATGGAGGCCGAGATCAAGAGCTCGCCGTATCTGCGCGCGATGGACGCCAAGGTCACCATCGCGTTCGTCCCCTACGAGAACCTCGAGGGCGCCCAGGCCGGCAGCAAGGTTTATGGCTGCTCGCTGGGTCTGGTATGGTGCCGCCAGGTGGGCGTGATCGAGCAGGTGCTCGAGGGCGAGGTCACCGCCAGCCACCCGCTCTATAGCGAGCAGGTGCGCGGGCAGATGGTCGAGCTGAAGTTGGATGACCCGACCTGGGCCGAGAAGAAGGCGCTGTTCACCGGGAGCGCGCCGTTCTTTATCTGAGCGTCGTCTCACCGTTTGTATCGCACACGCTATTCTATTGATTGAATTGTTTTCGAGTCATTATGCCTATTTTGTGCCGTCGGGCTCTTTGTATTGGAATCTTCATCGTCGCTGCCGGGGGGCCGAGCGCCGCGTTCGCTCAGTCGCCGGATGACACCTCCGCCGAGCACCTCGACGCGTATTGCACCTGGCGCGGGGCGCAGGCCGACGCCGAGCAGAGCCTGTTGTGGGCGCCCGACGTGGTCGCCTGGTCCTGGGGGGACGGGCTCTATGATAGCGGGGAGTTGGTCGATAACGGGGCGCTTCGCGGGCGCATCTTGGCGGGTATCCGCTACGATTTTAGCGACCTATACCGCGGGTTTTTGCTCGGCGACGAGGCCGAAGCGGCGTGTGCGCGCTATCGGGCGATGTCGCGATTTGAGGCGGCCCTTGAGCGCAGCGGTCATATCGGCCAGCGCGCGGCGCTCGAAGCCCAGCAAAAGGTGCTCGCCGAGGCGATTCCGCAGGCAAAAGAGGTGATCGAAGGGCTCAAAGCGGCGGTCGCCGGAAAGCGCGCGTCGGACCGCGAGCTTCGCGCCATGCAAATCCGCCTGGACACCCTTGAGCGCATGGCTCAGAACACCCGCGACACCCTGGTTCAATTGGGCGACGCGCCCGCGAAATCCCCGGATATTCACGCCTTATTGGACGCCTTCTTGACGGCTGATTCTGCGTATCAGCGCGCCCAGGCGAAGACCCAGCGCGCGGAGTCCTGGGAGCTCAGCCTGGCCGCGGGTTATTCGCATCGCTTCGGTGACACCACCTCGGCGCCGGTTTTTGCAGGCGGCACATTCTCTTTTAATATCGGCCAGTTATGGGCCGGCGCTGCGACCGAGCGTGCGATTGACGCGCATGAGGTTTGGCAGGAGAAGCGCCCGGGGGGCCCGAGCGGGAAGTTGCGGGAGTTGGTGCGCGCGCATCAATTTTCGGCCCGCGCCGACCGCGAGAAATTGCAGGCCAACGCGCTGATGCTGGCGGACCTCGAGGAGCGCCTGGAGCGCCTCGCCCCGCTCAAAGGCCAGGAGGCGGTTTCTTTTCGGAACCTGGTGTGGTTCGACTACGCACAGTTGCTGGCCGAGACCGCGCCGGTCGCCGAGCGGCTCAAAGAAATGGAGGCGTTTCTGCGGACGATGGAGGCGCGCGAGGCCGCGCGCGATGAGGATAACCCGCAGGAAGACGCGACGACCTATGTGACGCGTCGCTTCGCGCTCGCCTATAAGCCCACGCCGCTCAGCGAGATTAAGCGACCCGCGACGCCCCAGGAGGAGCTGAAGAAGTTGACTTCGTATAACCCACGCTCCCTCGACCTTATCCTGGGCAACGTCGAGCATGAGGTGTCGGGCTCGAATGATTTCGCGATTAAGGTGCCCAAGCTGCGCGTCGAATTGCCGGGCTCCGATGGCCGCCTGGGCCTGGTTCGCTTCACCTATGATGGCCCCAGTGAGGAGACCGTGGACTTCGCCTCGGGCCGCTCGCGCGCCCAGATTGGGCTGAAGCTGCGCGCCCAGGATAGCTGCAACGTCCTCTATGTGATGTGGCGAATCGACCCGGACCAGCGCATCATGGTGTCGAGCAAGTCGAACCCGGGCCAACACCTAAATCGCGAGTGTGGCAACGCCGGCTACGCGAACCTGCGCCCGACTTCGGTGACCCATCCGCCGCTGGTCAAGCCCGGCGCGACCCACACGCTCGGCGCCTATCTCAAGGACGACGTGTTGCAGGTCTTCGTCGACGATAAGCTGGTGTGGAAGGGCGATGTGGGCACGCTCTCCTACGACGGCGTGACGGGACTGCGCAGCGATAACGGTGTCTTTAGCGACGTCACGATCTTCAGCAAGCCGCGAGAATAGGCGTCTAAAACACGAGAAAGCCCCGAGCATCCAGGTGATGCTCGGGGCTTTCTTTTTGGGGCGTCGCTGCCGCCTATCCGACGTCTCTTAGAGCTTGTGGATATGCGAGGCGCGGGATTGGATGGCGTTTCGCGTGTCGAAGATCAGCGGCGCGTGTTCGATGACCATCTCCCAGTCGATGGCGGAGTGGTTGGTCACGACGACCACGGCGTCGGCCGCGGCGAGCACTTCGGGCGTGAGCGCGACGGAGCGTTGGTTGTCGAGCTCTTCGACATATTCGACCACGGGGTCGTGGAAGCTGAGGTTCGCCTTCCAGTCGGTGAGGTGCTTCCAGATATCCAGCGCCGGGGACTCGCGGGTGTCGGAGACGTCTGGCTTATAGGACATGCCGAGCAGAATGATATTCGCGTCGCGCAGCGCCTTGCCCTCGTCGTTGAGGATGCGCGCCAATTTATTGACGACGAAGCGCGGCATATTGGTGTTGATGTCGGTGGCGCTCTCGATGAAGCGGTTATAGAAGCCGAAGCTCTTGGCCTTCCAGCTCAGGTAGCTCGGGTCCAGCGGGATGCAATGCCCGCCGATGCCCGGGCCCGGGTAGAAGGGCATGAAGCCAAAGGGCTTGGTCGAGGCGGCGTCGATGACGCTCCAGATGTCGATATCCATGCGGTCGCACATGATCGCCATCTCGTTGACCAGCGCGATATTGACCGCGCGGAAGGTATTCTCGAGCAATTTAACCAGCTCCGCGCCGGTGGCGCTGGTGACCGGGTAGACCTCGTCGATGACCTGGTCATAGAGGGTCTTGGCGAGCACGCCGGACATCTCGGTGACGCCGCCGACGACCTTGGGGGTGTTGCCGATCTTATATTTGAGGTTGCCCGGGTCGACGCGCTCGGGGCTAAAGGCCACGAAGATATCGTCGTCCAGCTCGTGGTCTCCGAGGATGAGCATCGGCGTGAGCACTTCGTTGGTCGTGCCGGGGTAGGTGGTCGATTCGAGCACCACCAGGCAGCCCGACTTAAGGTAGGGCGCCACGCTCTCGGCGGCCGCGCGGATATACGAAAGGTCGGGCTCGCGGGTCTTATTGAGCGGGGTGGGCACGCAGATCGAGACGGCGTCGGCCTCGGCGATGTGCGCGAAATCGAAGCTTGGCTCATAGAGTCCGGAGTCGAGCGCCTCGCGCAGCTCATCGTTCGAGACGTCCGTGATATGGCTGATGCCCTCGCTTAATTGCTGGACACGCTGCGGGTTAATATCGATGCCGATACAGCGAAATCCCTCGGCGACAAAACGCAGCGCCAGCGGAAGTCCGACATATCCCTGACCGATGACCGCGACGGTCGCGGTGTGGTCTTCAAACGATTTACGAAGGCTCTCAAACGATGAACTCATTATTAACTCGGGTTTCAAGAAAGTGAGCGTTGGAACAGCAGCGAAATATAGCAAAGCCGCGCTGGGGTGCATAGTTTAGCGCGCCCCGAATCCAGCATTTAAATGCCTATATTTGGTGCTTTTTATCCCGCATCAATGCCTTCACCGCGGGCGTCTGGGCGGGCTCAATCCACGAATTTTTATATATGGAATTGCCGCGCAAGCGGCGGCGGTGTGCTCGGATGGCGGGAGGCGAAGATGGCGAGGGCCCGGGCGCGTTGGGAGGCGCGCCCGGGCTTTGGGCTAGGCTGTCTCACTCTTGATGCAGACGACCTCATCATCCTTGATCTCGACGCGCATCGCGCCGCCGCGGGTGACCTCGCCGGAGAGGATGAGCCGGGCGACCGCGCCTTCGATGAGGCGTTGGATGGTCTGGCGCATCGGGCGAGCGCCGAGCTCCGGGTCGAAGCCGCCGTGGTCGATGAGGAAGTCGATGATCGAGGGGCTGAACTCGAGGGTGATGCCGCTCTCGTCGAAGAGGCGGCTCTTGCTATCTTCGAGTTGCAGCTTGGCGATGCTGGCGATCTCGTCGCGCTCAAGCGGCAAGAAGACGAGCTTCTCGTCGATGCGATTCCACAGCTCGGGGCGGAAATGCCCGCGCGCGGCGCCCAGGACATCGTCGGTCATCTTGCGGGACTTGTCCCCCGAGCTCGACGCGCTGTCGCCGCCAAAGCCGATGCGCCCGCGCGAGGCGCGCGCGTTTTGCTCGCTGAAGACCTCGGCGCCCAGGTTACTCGTCATGATGATGACGGTGTTGGAGAAGTTGACGTTGCGGCTTCGCCCGTCGGTCAACTGACCCTCGTCGAAGAGCTGCAGGAGGATATTGAGCACGTCGGGGTGAGCCTTCTCGATCTCGTCGAGCAGCACGATCTGATAGGGCCGGCGGCGCACGGCTTCGGTGAGCTGGCCGCCCTGTTCGTGGCCGACATAGCCGGGAGGCGCGCCGAGCATGCGGCTGACCGAATGGGCCTCCATAAACTCCGACATATCCAGGCGGACCACGGCGTCGCGGTCGTGGAAGAGGAAGTCGGCCAG encodes:
- the aroC gene encoding chorismate synthase codes for the protein MRGNIFGNLLTLTTFGESHGPAMGAVIDGCPAGIALDADDFSAQLFRRRPGQSSITTGRAEADEPQILSGVFDGETLGTPICVLVHNRDARSRDYDPNYYRAGHADRVWQEKYGHRDHRGGGRASGRETLCRVIGGVVAEKILPPEVSIVGFTRQIGQLRAEDVPADLTRQKVDAHETRCPDPAVADAISAELRACKEQGDSRGGIIELWIDGLPMGLGEPVFRKAKNLLPNAIMSVGAVVGCTLGDAAHDATMRGIDFHTGVSGAGADAGISPAANGIQGGITNGERIRLLAYFKPASTVGSMATSGRHDPCIVPRAVPVLESMVALVLADLYLNTALDRVGDLRS
- a CDS encoding glycosyltransferase yields the protein MLTAIVHLLILIIFANRYFVGSFLKEVTAKKMNERVEDWEPQVSIVVPMFNEGERIVGTINSLANQDYAPDKLEIIVVDDQSTDDSYRWATEAAAKHPNVRVIQNPVNMGKRRGINRAVRQAESEIIVSVDSDVVVEDDAVRKLVACFVEDDIAAVGGRVNVLNKNENWLTRMQTIKYYFGYEYLKNVERAHRRVMCLSGCLTAYRRHVLVELEPVLEDRNVMGIPIKYGEDRFLTRHIIKAGYKTVLTLDAVSHTIAPPTLKGYFSQQIRWRRSNLVDYMGGLSHVWKLPPLVSLHYYSLFALLLVYPAVVFDSLVRGSFWNMAMIHLAMLAGFGTMYHIQTLALPKEDKVHPLNFLWMGIVMPVTYVALTPLAIFTLDSGSWETRGHKANRNDKLPDDVALDDLTPDESLPDEALPGAELPSPNP
- a CDS encoding nucleotide sugar dehydrogenase gives rise to the protein MSSSFESLRKSFEDHTATVAVIGQGYVGLPLALRFVAEGFRCIGIDINPQRVQQLSEGISHITDVSNDELREALDSGLYEPSFDFAHIAEADAVSICVPTPLNKTREPDLSYIRAAAESVAPYLKSGCLVVLESTTYPGTTNEVLTPMLILGDHELDDDIFVAFSPERVDPGNLKYKIGNTPKVVGGVTEMSGVLAKTLYDQVIDEVYPVTSATGAELVKLLENTFRAVNIALVNEMAIMCDRMDIDIWSVIDAASTKPFGFMPFYPGPGIGGHCIPLDPSYLSWKAKSFGFYNRFIESATDINTNMPRFVVNKLARILNDEGKALRDANIILLGMSYKPDVSDTRESPALDIWKHLTDWKANLSFHDPVVEYVEELDNQRSVALTPEVLAAADAVVVVTNHSAIDWEMVIEHAPLIFDTRNAIQSRASHIHKL
- a CDS encoding prolipoprotein diacylglyceryl transferase, encoding MNILAALPYWQFGPWTLIDNVPGFNMPLQIHSFGMLVAIGLLLALTMGSRRAEQKMGFSGESFQNFGFFLIAFGWCFSHVFDVVFYQPEQLAENPWIIFQVWGSISSYGGLLGGIIAVFIWKKMHPDMDLLKWADHAAWALPFAWFFGRMGCASVHDHPGGLAPDGWPLALLFPDGTIRHDLGFYEMMWWGVIVATFVILDRKPRPKGFFLGLLFVMYAPIRFTLDFLRVWPQSAEGTIDVNGFVQFFLDILQVQAEVYTYGGDKRYFDLTPAQFVSMGIFTAGVIILSRAMKKEPVTWEKFEHPNPNGEKPKSE